AGCCCAAGGCCGCCTCCGAGAAGATCCCGTTGGAGTACGTGAGCGGACTGGACGAGATGATCATCGAACGGCTCGAGGAGCTTGGCGTCAGCAATGTCCAGCATCTCGCCACCTATGACCCCGTCCTCCTGACGCTCCGGACCAACTATCCCCTCAAACGGATCATCGATTGGATCGATCAGGCCATCCTGGCCGTGCACCTGCAGGACAAGATAGGTCTCGCGCGGGAACTCGGCATTCGCGGTGCCACCGACTTGCGCAATCTCTACGCGGATCTCCAGAAGGGTCGGCCCACCCGGTACTTTCGCATCTTCCGCCAGCGCTACTGTGCCCATTGCGGTCAGTTCAAGCTGGGGAGCGCCGAGGATCGGGCTCGCGCCCTGCTCCAGGAACTGGCCAACAGGACCCAGTCCAGTATCGAAAGCCTCTACGCGATCGGTGCGAAGCTGACAGCGGACATCCATGTCCTCCTGCTCGGCGGGCTCCAGCGGGAGTGAGCCCGTTGTTGCGCGCTGGCCCCGGGGCGGATCTTGGAGGATTCTCCCCGCCCATGAGCATTCAAGGAAACCTCCGGCGGGTGGGCGCCGACCAGCTCCGCGCCCTGCTCGCCTCCCCCGAGCAGGTGAACGACATCGTCCATCCCCCCGAAGACGAGGACCTGGACGAGGACGGTTCCTCCAACGCCGATCACCTGCCCCTGGAGAAGAACTGGCACGGGCTGCACTTCCTGCTGACGGCAACGGCCTGGGAAGGCTCGCCGCCGCTGAACTTCATCGCCGCGGGCGGCCAGCGCGTGGGCGACGAGGACGTCGGCTATGGCCCTCCGCGTGCCTTCACCCCCCAGCAGGTGAAGGAGATCTCCCGGGCGCTCGAGGGCCTCGACGGGGAAGGGCTGCGCCGGCGCTTCAACGCCAGGAAGATGGACGAGCTGGAGATCTACCCGCAGGGCTGGTCGGACAACGACGACGAGGAGTCGCTGGCGTCCCTGCTCGAGGACTTCGACACGCTCCGGAGCTTCCTGCGCGAGGGCGCCGAGCAGGGACAGGCCCTGCTCGTGTACCTGAACTGACGCCCCGCTGGAGCACCTCTCAGGCCCCGCCCGAGTCCCCACCCGTGTCCCCGCCCGTGGTGGGGTGCGGGAAGACGGGCGTGCCGCCGGGGGTGGTCGGATCGTGCGGGAGGCTGCCCCGGGGGCTGCGCAGGTAGACGAAGGGCGTGGCGAAGAGGAAGTTGCTCACCCGGGACGTGTAGATGTCCGCGTAGCGCTCCACCTGTCGCGCCAGGTGGCTCTTGTCGTTGCCCGCTCGGGTGAGCAGTCCCCAGACGGGGTTGGACAGCTCGCTCGCGGCGCGCGCCATGGGGCCCAGCTCCGCGTCGAGCGCCTCCTGCTGGGCGCGCAGCTCCAGGGAGCGCGCGTGCAACTGCTCGTCGCCCGGCAGCGACTCGTCGCGCGCGGTGTAGCCCAGGCGCCGCCGCTGCAACTCCAGCCGCACCTGGCACGCCTCGGCCTCCAGCCGCTCCTTCTGCTGCATGCGCTCGGCGAGCCGCGCCTCGGTGGCGCGGAAGGAGCTGATGGCGCGGATCTCGTCCTCCAGCTCGCGCAGGATGAGGGCGGTGCGCCAGCGCAGCGCGCTCTTGCTCACGTGCACGTCGCCGAACATGTGGTCGCCCACGTAGAGGATCTCATCCCCGCTCATGCCCAGCGAGCGCTCCACCTCGCTCGCGCTGCCGCCGAAGTAGGGCACCCCGGGCTTGAGCGACCCCGAGTGCGGACGCAACAGGCCCTCCTGTCCCGCGATCGTCACCACCTCGAAGAGCGAGGAGCGCGTGGTGAAGAACTCGGGCTTGCGCGCGCTGACGATGACCACGTCGAACAGCTCGCGCCACGTCATGCCCTTGGGCAGGTAGGGGTCGAACGCGGCGTGCATCATGGGCAGCGTGTACGCCCACTCGCTGTTGGTGATGAGCAGGAGCTTCTTGCCCGAGTGCTTCTGATCCAACAAGGCCAGCGGCGTGTCCGGATCGGCCTGAACGTAGCGCGCGGGGTCCGCGATGATCTCCGCCTTGAGCGCGCCCTCCATGTGGGTGGCGTCGAGGCTGCGGCGCACGTGCTCGTAGAGGTCGTTGTAGCCCATGGGCCCCTCGAGCTTGCCGTCGTCCAGCAGGTCCACCACCTGGGCGTAGAGACACGCCTCGGACAGCGAGAAGAGCGTGTTGAGGAAGACCCAGCGCCGCTCGGACAGGTCGATGACGGTGCGCATGTACTCGTCGCGCTGGGACTCGAAGCTCATGGGCCGGGTGCCGTGCAGCGCCTTCTTCACGAAGCCGAAGCGGTTGGCCTTGAGCAGATTGCCCTTCTCGGTGTCGATGATGAGCCCGCGCATGGCGAGCACCGGATCGAACGTGAGGTGCGCCACGGGCCAGCCCTGGGCCGCGAGCCGATCCCTCATGTACTCGTACGCACGCTTCTCCCAGACCTCCACCTTGTAGTGGATGAGCGTGTAGTCCATGTCGTACCCGATGGCCTTGATGGCCCTCAGGTTGAGGGTGCGGTTGCAGAAGAGGCCGCGCTCGGGTGGGGGGGCTTTCAAGTGGCCAATCATGGCCACTTCGTGCCCTGGACCGTGACAAAAGTCACTGATTCTGGCGTCGTGGGTGTTGGTGGCGGGTAGGACAGCGGACAATCACTCCGACTCGAATCAAGGGAGCTGAACATGCGGAATTCGCTAGGGGTGTCGCTCCTGGTGTGGGCGGTGGCAACGGTGGCGGTGGGCGAGGAGAAGTGGGAGACGGTGTCGACGGGGCCGGTGTCCATCCGCGTGCGTCTGCGGCCGGACATTCCCGGAGGCCGGGAGGTCTGGGCCGAGGGCAGCATGGCGGTGGGGCTGCCCCACGTGCGGGCGGCGTTGCGCAACCACGCGAACTTCCGCCTGTGGATGCCCTATGTGACGGAGTCGCGCGTCCTGGATGAGGCACCGGGCACGCGCCTGACGTACACGCAGCTGGACTTCCCCCTCATCTCCAACCGGGACTACGTCCTGCGGGTGGTGGAGGAAGAGGGTCACACCGAGGACGGGACGGTGACGTTCCTGCAGCGCTGGACGCCGGACAACGAGGCGCTGCCCGATCGCGATGGCGTGGTGCGCTTGCGTCACAACTCGGGCAGCTGGCTCTTCACGCCCGAGGGCGAGGATCGGGTGCGCTACGTCTACCGCTTCACCGTGGAGCCGGGTGGCTCCATCCCCGGCTTCCTCGCCGGAGTGGGACAGAAGGACGCCGTGCTGGACACGGTGCGCGCGGTGGAGAAGCGGGCGCGTCAGCTCGCCTCGCAGGGCACTCCTCCCCCCTGAGCACCCGCCGCGGACGGAGCGGGGCCGCCTGTCATCTGGCGGGCGACCCCGGGCCTCGCGCCCTCGGCCGGTGGTGGAGAAGGCCACGGGCGAGCCGGTTCACCGGGCCGCGAAGCAGCACGTACGGCACGAGCGCCAGGACCACGGCTACCAGCAACCCTTGTAGCGGCCGTGGCCCCTTGAGCACGGTGAGTTGGTAGATCACGTCCATCACCACGGCGAGGAGGAAGATCCGGCCGACCGCGTGCCATCCCTCGCGCAACCGCTCGCGCCGGTGTGCTGGGTCCGTGAAGAGCGCCCAGAAGTAGGCGGGGCGTCCCGCGTGTGCGTCCTTGATGCCGTCACGCACGGCGAACAGCATCGCCATCAACGGCTGGAGATAGAAGCGAAACGCCATCGGCCCATCGGGGCGCTCGGCGATCTCCCGCCACATCTGTGTGAGCACGTCAGCCATCGCGAGCCTCCAGCGCCTGTCGTGGCCTTTCAGGAACTTGTTCCTTGGTGCCCTTCCGTGCTTCTGGACGTG
Above is a window of Cystobacter fuscus DNA encoding:
- a CDS encoding YfbM family protein, whose protein sequence is MSIQGNLRRVGADQLRALLASPEQVNDIVHPPEDEDLDEDGSSNADHLPLEKNWHGLHFLLTATAWEGSPPLNFIAAGGQRVGDEDVGYGPPRAFTPQQVKEISRALEGLDGEGLRRRFNARKMDELEIYPQGWSDNDDEESLASLLEDFDTLRSFLREGAEQGQALLVYLN
- a CDS encoding SRPBCC family protein, producing the protein MRNSLGVSLLVWAVATVAVGEEKWETVSTGPVSIRVRLRPDIPGGREVWAEGSMAVGLPHVRAALRNHANFRLWMPYVTESRVLDEAPGTRLTYTQLDFPLISNRDYVLRVVEEEGHTEDGTVTFLQRWTPDNEALPDRDGVVRLRHNSGSWLFTPEGEDRVRYVYRFTVEPGGSIPGFLAGVGQKDAVLDTVRAVEKRARQLASQGTPPP
- a CDS encoding HAD-IG family 5'-nucleotidase encodes the protein MIGHLKAPPPERGLFCNRTLNLRAIKAIGYDMDYTLIHYKVEVWEKRAYEYMRDRLAAQGWPVAHLTFDPVLAMRGLIIDTEKGNLLKANRFGFVKKALHGTRPMSFESQRDEYMRTVIDLSERRWVFLNTLFSLSEACLYAQVVDLLDDGKLEGPMGYNDLYEHVRRSLDATHMEGALKAEIIADPARYVQADPDTPLALLDQKHSGKKLLLITNSEWAYTLPMMHAAFDPYLPKGMTWRELFDVVIVSARKPEFFTTRSSLFEVVTIAGQEGLLRPHSGSLKPGVPYFGGSASEVERSLGMSGDEILYVGDHMFGDVHVSKSALRWRTALILRELEDEIRAISSFRATEARLAERMQQKERLEAEACQVRLELQRRRLGYTARDESLPGDEQLHARSLELRAQQEALDAELGPMARAASELSNPVWGLLTRAGNDKSHLARQVERYADIYTSRVSNFLFATPFVYLRSPRGSLPHDPTTPGGTPVFPHPTTGGDTGGDSGGA